The proteins below come from a single uncultured Dethiosulfovibrio sp. genomic window:
- a CDS encoding PhzF family isomerase, which yields MKKTYRLYQIDSFTRERFTGNPAGVVPNADGLSEVQMLRIAREMNNSETAFVLSDKTGESDVHVRFFTPTREVPICGHATVAAHYVRALEGRLGNAKVFQRTGAGILPVEILSDGEDYRIVMTQGKISIGSPFEEVHLSKLVKALGIEAKDLCSDCPVVIASTGHSKVMVAIHEVDLLHCLSPDMSQLSELSEEIGCNGYYVFTLHPGESPLVHGRMFAPAIGIAEDPVTGNANGPLGAYLVHFGIVENDGSELSFDVVQGEAMGRPGTMNVAVSISDGKPVEVKISGEAVVAFSTDIEVD from the coding sequence ATGAAAAAAACATACCGACTTTATCAGATTGACTCCTTTACCAGGGAGAGGTTTACCGGGAACCCCGCTGGAGTGGTCCCCAACGCCGATGGCCTTTCGGAGGTCCAGATGCTGAGGATAGCCAGAGAGATGAACAACTCCGAGACCGCCTTCGTCCTTTCGGACAAAACAGGGGAGAGCGACGTCCACGTCAGATTTTTCACTCCAACGAGAGAGGTCCCTATATGCGGACACGCCACGGTGGCAGCCCATTACGTGAGAGCCCTAGAGGGACGATTAGGAAACGCCAAGGTATTTCAGAGGACCGGAGCTGGGATCCTCCCTGTGGAGATCCTCAGCGATGGCGAGGACTACAGGATCGTGATGACCCAGGGGAAGATATCAATAGGCTCTCCCTTTGAGGAGGTTCACCTGTCAAAGCTGGTCAAGGCTCTTGGGATCGAGGCAAAGGACCTTTGCTCTGACTGTCCGGTGGTCATAGCGTCCACAGGCCACTCGAAGGTAATGGTGGCTATTCATGAGGTGGACCTTCTGCACTGCCTTTCCCCGGATATGTCTCAGCTAAGCGAGTTAAGCGAGGAAATAGGCTGCAACGGATACTACGTGTTCACCCTTCACCCTGGCGAGTCGCCATTGGTCCATGGAAGAATGTTCGCCCCAGCCATAGGTATAGCGGAGGACCCGGTGACTGGGAACGCCAACGGTCCTCTAGGGGCCTACCTCGTACATTTCGGGATCGTGGAGAACGACGGTTCGGAGCTATCCTTCGACGTGGTTCAGGGAGAGGCGATGGGAAGACCTGGGACGATGAACGTAGCCGTCAGCATATCCGACGGAAAGCCTGTAGAGGTGAAGATATCCGGCGAGGCTGTGGTCGCTTTCTCGACGGACATAGAGGTAGATTAA
- a CDS encoding endonuclease/exonuclease/phosphatase family protein produces the protein MRRFFSTLASLLVLSLLIVGQAMALTIGTFNVEYFNVSGKKAYSPEDCSHLAKTILSSKADVLALQEIEGDATMRYFLTKFLPGWSAKGNNTGGRQDLYFLWNSDNIELIDGPYIYGANSSFRFEGKSYKLNDRPNLVATFLDKEKDRRFTLVNVHLKSQSTRGKDDSDKAERYNDAKRQAQIEGINKIVSSLKGPVFILGDFNTDDPKGTSFPLLGLSKGQHSYDNKNSNLDYIGYAGIETDPNWAIYEIESAMPKRSTKNAQHPDHDMVVLALDGNVPKVAVKSTKAESKEATKNITVFVTKTGKSYHSDGCSSLSKSKIAISLEEAKSKGYTPCGKCNPPR, from the coding sequence TTGAGAAGATTTTTTTCAACCCTAGCGTCGTTGCTCGTCCTATCTCTGCTAATAGTCGGCCAGGCAATGGCCCTTACCATAGGGACGTTTAACGTCGAATACTTTAACGTCTCAGGTAAAAAAGCCTACTCCCCCGAAGACTGTTCCCATCTGGCAAAAACCATACTGTCGTCGAAAGCGGACGTCCTTGCCCTCCAGGAGATAGAGGGCGACGCCACTATGAGATACTTTCTGACAAAGTTTCTACCTGGCTGGTCCGCCAAGGGCAACAACACAGGGGGCAGACAGGACCTGTATTTCCTGTGGAACTCGGACAATATAGAGCTCATAGACGGACCCTACATCTACGGGGCCAACTCGTCCTTCCGCTTCGAGGGCAAGAGCTACAAACTGAACGACAGGCCCAACCTGGTGGCAACCTTTCTGGACAAGGAAAAGGATCGCCGATTCACCCTGGTGAACGTCCATCTCAAGAGCCAGAGCACGAGAGGCAAGGACGACTCGGACAAGGCAGAGAGGTACAACGACGCCAAAAGGCAGGCCCAGATAGAGGGGATAAACAAGATCGTCTCCTCTCTAAAGGGACCGGTTTTCATACTAGGCGACTTCAACACCGACGACCCCAAGGGGACATCCTTTCCCCTGCTGGGGCTATCAAAAGGCCAGCACAGCTACGATAATAAAAATAGCAACCTGGACTACATAGGCTACGCAGGGATAGAGACGGACCCAAATTGGGCGATATACGAGATAGAGTCGGCCATGCCCAAAAGATCCACTAAGAACGCTCAACATCCAGATCACGATATGGTGGTCCTGGCTCTAGACGGTAACGTCCCCAAAGTGGCGGTAAAATCGACTAAGGCCGAGTCGAAAGAGGCCACCAAAAATATTACCGTGTTCGTCACCAAAACCGGAAAGAGCTATCATTCCGACGGATGTTCGTCCCTGAGCAAGAGCAAGATAGCCATCTCCCTGGAGGAAGCCAAGTCAAAAGGTTACACTCCATGTGGTAAGTGCAATCCACCGAGGTAG
- a CDS encoding M20/M25/M40 family metallo-hydrolase has protein sequence MNKDSKLYRRLLKIASIPSVSPSSEGENQAAQALYDELAQADYFKKNPDDLRLLPLEGDRLKRHFLFGMVRAQKPTSETVVMLGHMDVVSVEMFGSLREFAFSPEEYTKRLDPASLGEDGAKDLLSGEWLFGRGVADMKSGVCGAMELLMETAEDPSSTEVNIAVLFVPDEENNSLGMLSAAPFLAKLQEEGISFRCCIDTEPTFATGEDAKPTVYLGSLGKINPFFYCIGVKAHAGEYYDGFSVGPTMARIALAIDGNPSLSDQLDGTMYPPYAALKVDDMRDEYSATIMSRCAMAFSYLTSTKMPPEIMAELKSIAKESLDRSIDEHERAKKAYREQNGMALSPSCLSGTVYSVKEIMDLAESRGVVPVISEEGDERARGMETISRLLDDLEMEGPLVVVGFLPPWYPHRSNMADIEGDREVKEAASKLREKAVEQGLEMDIRTMFEGVSDLSYCGFTGTPEEARAFEDNMPGGSTIYSFPTNELLKLAIPILNFGPVGKDAHKRSERLYLPFYLDHYVNLLRYLVKSI, from the coding sequence ATGAACAAAGATTCAAAACTATACAGAAGACTGCTTAAAATAGCGTCCATACCGAGCGTATCCCCGTCCTCGGAGGGGGAAAACCAGGCGGCCCAGGCCCTTTACGACGAGCTGGCCCAGGCCGACTATTTCAAAAAGAACCCCGATGATCTCAGGCTCCTTCCCCTTGAGGGGGACAGGTTGAAAAGACACTTTCTCTTCGGGATGGTAAGGGCACAAAAGCCCACATCCGAGACGGTGGTCATGCTTGGACACATGGACGTGGTCAGCGTGGAAATGTTCGGCTCCCTGAGGGAATTTGCCTTCTCGCCGGAGGAGTACACAAAGAGGCTGGACCCCGCATCTTTAGGAGAGGACGGAGCCAAAGACCTCCTTTCCGGAGAATGGCTATTCGGTCGAGGCGTGGCGGACATGAAGTCCGGCGTCTGCGGGGCTATGGAGCTCCTTATGGAGACGGCGGAGGACCCTTCCTCCACGGAGGTCAATATAGCGGTCCTGTTCGTGCCCGACGAGGAGAACAACTCCCTGGGGATGCTCTCTGCAGCTCCGTTCCTCGCAAAACTTCAGGAGGAAGGGATTAGTTTCCGGTGCTGCATAGACACCGAGCCCACCTTCGCCACGGGAGAGGATGCCAAGCCCACGGTCTACCTAGGGAGTTTGGGCAAGATAAACCCCTTTTTCTACTGCATTGGGGTGAAAGCCCACGCAGGAGAATATTACGACGGTTTCAGCGTAGGGCCTACCATGGCAAGAATCGCCCTGGCTATAGACGGAAATCCCTCCTTGTCGGACCAGCTTGACGGAACCATGTACCCTCCCTACGCCGCCCTTAAAGTGGACGATATGAGGGACGAATACTCGGCGACTATCATGTCCCGTTGCGCCATGGCCTTCAGCTACCTTACCTCCACCAAGATGCCACCGGAGATCATGGCCGAGCTTAAGTCTATAGCCAAAGAGTCACTGGACAGGTCCATCGATGAGCACGAGAGGGCTAAGAAAGCCTACAGGGAGCAAAACGGCATGGCTCTATCTCCCTCCTGCCTATCCGGGACCGTCTACTCGGTCAAGGAGATCATGGACCTGGCGGAGAGCCGTGGTGTCGTTCCGGTGATCTCGGAAGAGGGAGACGAGAGGGCTAGGGGCATGGAGACCATATCAAGGCTTTTGGACGACCTTGAGATGGAAGGACCTTTGGTGGTGGTGGGCTTTTTGCCACCCTGGTATCCACACAGGTCCAACATGGCGGATATAGAGGGCGACAGAGAGGTCAAAGAGGCAGCCTCAAAATTGAGGGAAAAGGCGGTCGAACAGGGGCTGGAGATGGACATAAGGACCATGTTCGAGGGGGTGTCGGATCTGAGCTACTGCGGCTTCACCGGAACGCCGGAGGAAGCCAGGGCCTTCGAGGACAATATGCCCGGAGGCAGCACAATCTACAGCTTCCCCACCAATGAGCTGCTAAAGCTGGCTATCCCGATACTGAACTTCGGCCCGGTAGGTAAGGACGCCCACAAGAGATCCGAAAGGCTGTACCTTCCGTTCTATCTGGATCACTATGTTAATCTGTTGAGATATCTGGTAAAATCCATATAA
- a CDS encoding TRAP transporter large permease, whose translation MAITIALILIIVTLLLGLPVPFCFMLSTLFMVVSHSYDPSFLLPYSFSQMSSLVLLAIPLFIMVGGLMDRGGIGSSLVRFVEVFVGRVKGGLGVVAVVSCAVFGSISGSCAATLSCIGSIMFPRLRENGYPMGHSAALISCAAPLGLLIPPSSQMILYAWVGQQSVLACFLATVGPGLLLMVLLSIINLVLLRNDKNIKLYPPMTGKEKAEMLWNRSGKALPALIMPIIVLGGIYGGIMTPTEAAAVAVLYSVPVGFLIYKGLNRENFIEVVIETATTTGVVMLMMFCIMMLSRIYVQERLPSMIIDALTNISSNKYVLMLMINLFMIIIGMIMDDVSAMLLCTPILLPVVTSLGISPIHFAAIIGVNLGMGNVTPPTAPTLYFGGRIANTPVSQMLKPAMIFILFAWLPTLVAVTFIPELSLWLPRLVLGGRF comes from the coding sequence ATGGCGATAACTATAGCTTTAATCCTGATAATAGTGACTTTGCTCCTGGGGCTGCCTGTGCCCTTTTGTTTTATGCTTTCCACGTTGTTCATGGTGGTCAGCCACAGCTACGATCCGTCGTTTTTGCTGCCCTATAGCTTCAGCCAGATGAGCTCACTGGTGCTCCTGGCCATACCTCTTTTCATAATGGTCGGAGGGCTTATGGACCGAGGAGGTATAGGAAGCTCTCTGGTCCGGTTCGTCGAGGTTTTCGTCGGTAGGGTAAAAGGAGGCCTTGGGGTCGTGGCGGTGGTGTCCTGTGCGGTGTTCGGATCCATATCGGGCAGCTGTGCCGCCACTCTGTCTTGCATCGGTTCCATAATGTTTCCGAGGCTCAGGGAGAACGGCTACCCTATGGGACACAGCGCCGCCCTCATATCCTGCGCCGCTCCTCTAGGACTCCTTATCCCGCCAAGCTCTCAGATGATACTCTACGCCTGGGTGGGACAGCAGTCGGTACTGGCCTGTTTTCTGGCGACCGTCGGACCAGGACTGCTGTTGATGGTCTTGCTCTCCATAATAAACCTGGTACTTTTGAGAAACGATAAGAACATAAAACTATATCCCCCTATGACGGGGAAGGAAAAGGCCGAGATGCTCTGGAACCGGTCGGGGAAGGCTCTCCCGGCGCTGATAATGCCGATTATCGTATTAGGAGGCATCTACGGGGGGATCATGACTCCAACCGAAGCCGCCGCCGTGGCGGTTCTCTACTCCGTTCCGGTAGGTTTCTTGATATACAAAGGACTTAATAGGGAAAACTTCATAGAGGTGGTCATAGAGACAGCGACAACAACCGGGGTCGTAATGCTCATGATGTTTTGCATAATGATGCTCAGCAGAATATACGTCCAGGAGCGACTTCCTTCTATGATAATAGACGCACTGACCAACATATCGTCCAATAAATACGTCCTTATGCTCATGATAAATCTGTTCATGATAATAATCGGCATGATAATGGACGACGTCAGTGCCATGCTGCTCTGTACCCCTATTCTTTTGCCGGTGGTCACAAGCCTGGGGATAAGCCCTATCCACTTTGCGGCCATAATCGGCGTGAACCTTGGGATGGGCAACGTTACGCCTCCCACCGCTCCAACCCTGTACTTCGGGGGCAGAATAGCGAACACCCCGGTATCCCAGATGCTGAAACCAGCTATGATATTCATACTTTTCGCCTGGCTCCCGACCTTGGTGGCTGTCACCTTTATTCCTGAGCTTTCCCTGTGGCTTCCCAGGCTGGTGCTAGGCGGACGTTTTTAG
- a CDS encoding TRAP transporter small permease, translating into MENFVRNVKSSLLWRLLINLQKAILVLTSVFVVLIMCTAVLLRYVFKSDLFGIEEIVVIAAFWLYLVGSSYGVYEKSHVKADIIPQLLPPKAQAFLSVLVRLTMSILCVVFSWWAVDMISYSIEWMPRTTGLRIPIFISQTSILVGYVLMSFYSIIYFLEDLGNFTSLYRKDQGGEQPWR; encoded by the coding sequence ATGGAAAACTTCGTCCGTAACGTAAAGAGCTCCCTCCTCTGGAGGTTGCTTATAAATCTGCAAAAGGCCATATTGGTGCTGACAAGCGTCTTCGTGGTCCTGATAATGTGTACCGCCGTGCTTCTCAGGTACGTTTTCAAGTCGGACCTCTTCGGCATAGAGGAGATAGTGGTCATAGCGGCCTTCTGGCTTTACCTGGTGGGGAGTTCCTACGGGGTGTACGAGAAGAGCCACGTCAAGGCGGACATCATCCCTCAGCTCCTTCCACCTAAGGCCCAGGCATTTCTGTCGGTCTTGGTGCGACTGACTATGTCCATACTCTGCGTCGTTTTCAGCTGGTGGGCTGTGGACATGATCTCCTACAGCATCGAGTGGATGCCCAGGACCACCGGCCTCCGCATCCCTATATTCATATCCCAGACGTCCATACTGGTGGGATACGTTCTCATGAGTTTTTACTCCATAATATATTTTTTAGAGGATCTCGGCAATTTCACGTCTCTGTACAGAAAGGATCAAGGAGGTGAGCAGCCATGGCGATAA
- the dctP gene encoding TRAP transporter substrate-binding protein DctP, translated as MSIIKRSMFFALTVAAFCFAAMPGASEAKTKPFKVAGISSPEYRGSKSLETIKEKVESGTEGRVKLDVFPANQLGDYTQVFEEIRRGSIEMGLIFLPSQFDVMLEIGSLPFLASSGEGMKKQLSPGSYVYEIIDNSLDKLGVKLLRLYGDGFIGVGLTKKPESPADPNVKKDAMIRVAPVAVYKETAEDMGYRTTNIPYADTYSAIQTGVCDGWIGGSSQINYLSFRDVIKYYVPYNCLFDQTAYIINKKLWESMSPEDQKVLMDAVNIEADKSFADSATEDLEFQKKLQEAGVEIIEVSDAERETLAKHIRAKTWPKLAETYGEETLERIKKDL; from the coding sequence ATGTCTATCATCAAGAGATCGATGTTTTTTGCGTTGACCGTGGCGGCTTTCTGTTTTGCCGCTATGCCTGGGGCCTCCGAGGCGAAGACGAAGCCCTTTAAGGTAGCGGGAATTTCGTCGCCGGAGTACAGAGGCAGCAAGTCCCTGGAGACCATAAAGGAGAAGGTGGAGTCTGGAACCGAGGGAAGGGTAAAACTGGACGTTTTCCCGGCAAACCAGCTTGGGGACTACACCCAGGTTTTCGAGGAGATCCGCCGAGGCTCCATAGAGATGGGCCTTATATTTCTGCCCAGTCAGTTCGACGTGATGCTTGAGATAGGCTCTCTGCCTTTCCTTGCGTCCTCCGGCGAGGGCATGAAAAAGCAGCTTTCACCGGGATCATACGTCTACGAGATAATAGACAATTCCCTGGATAAGCTGGGTGTCAAGCTCCTCAGGCTCTACGGAGACGGCTTTATCGGTGTCGGACTGACGAAGAAGCCCGAAAGCCCCGCCGACCCCAACGTCAAGAAGGACGCCATGATAAGGGTCGCCCCGGTAGCGGTCTACAAGGAGACCGCCGAGGACATGGGCTACAGGACCACCAACATACCTTACGCCGATACCTACAGCGCAATTCAGACCGGAGTATGCGACGGCTGGATCGGCGGATCGTCCCAGATAAACTACCTCAGTTTCAGAGACGTCATAAAGTACTACGTCCCCTATAACTGTCTGTTCGACCAGACCGCCTACATCATCAACAAAAAGCTCTGGGAGTCCATGAGCCCGGAGGATCAGAAGGTACTTATGGACGCGGTCAACATAGAGGCGGACAAGAGCTTCGCCGACAGCGCCACCGAGGATCTGGAGTTCCAGAAGAAGCTTCAGGAGGCGGGAGTGGAGATAATAGAGGTCTCCGACGCAGAGAGAGAAACACTGGCCAAGCACATCAGGGCCAAGACCTGGCCGAAACTGGCTGAGACCTACGGAGAGGAGACCCTTGAGAGGATAAAGAAGGACCTCTAG